In the genome of Neodiprion fabricii isolate iyNeoFabr1 chromosome 4, iyNeoFabr1.1, whole genome shotgun sequence, the window TGTGGTGGCATGTTCGGATGGGGTCCCATATTCGACATGTGATGACTCATGTTCGGATTGATATTTTGCATGTTATGATGGTTACCCATGTTGCCCATGTGCGGCATGTTGTGATTGTTTCCCATGTTTGGCGGCATGTTGTCTCGCTTGTCAAAATTGTTATTCCCAGGGAAATCCATGTTGAAGTTGTCGTTAAGATTTCTACCACCCTGCTCGTCGTCCCATCTTGATCTGTCTCTACTTTCTCTGTCCCTATCCCCAAACATATCATTGTCCATGTTTGATTTTCCCATTCCGAAATTGTGCATGGACATTTGCCTGAAATCTTTATCGCCAAAGTTCATCGAACTGCTTCTCAAGTCCTTGTCGCTACCCATCATCGACCTGCCCAACCCACCACCCATACCACCGAATCGTAAATCTTCATCTCTACCCATGCTTCGCATGTCACTTGGCAAGTGTCTCAAGTCTTCGTCTAGACCCATTCCGAAAGAGTTACTTTCACAGCCGGAATTGTTAGCCATTCCAGATCTCGATTCTGTGTCACTAGACAAGTCATCGTTCAGTGAAGCCCCAAAGACAGGTTGATGTATTTTAGACGTTCGGTCGCTCGCACCGCCGTCACTCCAACCAATTAACTGATCAAACTTTCTCTTTCCACCACGGTTTAATGTTTTCAGTAATTCTGGATTCTGCGCAAATTTGGAACTGGGCAACGGCGCAGGAAGTTCGATGTCAGGAACTTTGGAGTAATCAATTTCACCTTCATCTTGTAAGAAATCTTCGGATTCTTCCACATCTTCAGGAGAACCGATCACTTCGCGAAGCTCCTCTATCTCTCCGGAAAATACTAATTTGTTTATGGCATCGTTTCCTTTGGTAATAGCCTCAGCTAATTTTGATTCTGCTGCAAGATGaagtaaaaatagaaaagaattaaaatatatttgcaGTTACACAGAGTACTGTACTTCaaatgtgtgaaaaaacaACGTAAATACTTTGTGATCATGTATACCAAAGGCAGTctacatgtacatataatcTTCAAAAGTTGCGGAAAATCATATTTCTATGCAAATTTCTACGCACATAGTTTAGTACATCAACTTACGCTCAACCGGAATCATTTTCCCATATAAAATTATAGCATTGGGTGTAACTTCATTCAAAGGTACAGCCCCAGGTGTCGTTTCGATTAACTGATTGACGAAGGCATTCAATGCCTCGACTTGTTCGATATCTTCAGCTTCCATCTCATTCCACTGTGCTTGGAAATTTCTGGGTATCGGTTTACTATAAGGAACTTTCTTATTGGCATATTTCTTTCCCTCGTCAATCGCATGATCTAAGTCAAGACCTGGGATTCCGCCGCTTTTATCTTCGGATTCACCGTCAGCATTAATTCTATCTTCAGGTCCCATACCCGGTATGACTGGTGAGTCGTCAGCTAATAATGTGTAAAATTCGATGGTTAGACAAGTCAAAATGAATGTTTATAAAATAGATTATACTTAAAAATACTCTCTTACCAACTTCATGATCATCAACACCTGCAGCTCCTGCAGGCAGAGTGTTCAGGTTGTATTTATCTCTCATCAAATCTCCTGGTCTATTTCTCGTCCAGAACTTTGATGTGTGATCGTTGCTTCCAGAACATAATATGTGTCCAAGCGGATGCCACGCCAAGGTCCATACTATACTGTCGTGCGCTTGCTCTATCGCTCCAACTTCTTTGTCAGCGCTTGACGAAGgaagaataacaaaaatatttagtatTCTTAATGGAATTCGTAAATTATAGTATATTAAAGTATAATAACCCGGTGATtgcgtaattatttttcatcattgcTTGTCAGAAGATAATTAGTGCACCAGAAACAGGATTAGAAATACATACCCAACGTGCCAAAAGAGTATGGCCCCGTCGCTACCACCGCTACAGAAAAGTCCTTCATGACTAGGATGCCAAGCAACACTTGAAGCTTCTTTTTTATGACCCCTAAAGGTTTGCACTTCTTGACTAAGATTTCGCAGATCAAACAGCTTGAGTAAATGATCTCGAGATGCTGTGACCAACCAGTTTCCATTCTCATTCCACTTCACATCCATCACCGTTGATTTGTGCGCGTGTAGAGTAGCTAGCGATTGCCCAGTTTTCGGGTCCCACAACTTCACTGGCTGCTGATTATCTTTACTTCCAGATATAACGAGACTCTTCTGCGGATGCCAATGAACGCACTTTACATCCGCTCCGTGACCTGAAAAATCACAATTTAGTACCAATTGATTCAATCCAAGCCTCACGGTATAATACATTTAATATCATCAGTGcagatttatttatatgtcCACTGTTGCAGTTTACTATTAACGGCAAACTTTGCAGTTATAGCACATGGATTCCAcattatgtaaataaaatttaacaatcAACTTTTTAAATGCCAATGAATggttctttccttttttctttcgaccAGCAACCCGACCAAATATAGTTATCACCAGTTAATCAATTTGAATTACTATTAATAATTCGTAACTAATCGGCATAGACATTTATATGTCGTAAGATTGGTCTTCTGacattcttttcaaattgtttgcAATTTTACCGATATCTGGATTGAACCAGAATAAATagtctgaaattattttattgaaagaacAATAAGACGAAAGATTGACTGTTGCAAATCATTTGCCTAGATTTTTGAGTATACTTGAAAATATGGACAATTCAATCAAATGTGACACGTGgaaacaaagtttaaaaaaaaacaaatacgttATTAATGATAATTAGCCATTATTGTTtgcaaataattattgttttaattactctttccaaattacaaatatattgtaatataaaGAAGTTTATACCCCTGAGAATTCGTTCCTCGTGACATCGCAGGAAGTCCCAGATTCTGACGGTTCCGTCATCACTGCAAGTGGCCAGCTTGTGATCCGTAGGACTGAAACTACCCAcccaaaaaaacaaagttatACACACCAAATGCATGGTCATATTtataaaagaaattctttatttttaaatcacatATGTAATGTAACAAACAAACGTTCAGTAGTGATATAAAATAACGAAGTAACTACCAATACCAAATTATTACCAAGTGAAGAACAAGAATACCctgacattttttatcattataataAAGTGTAATATACTTGAATGTTaactttatttcaatattccaAAAATACAGCATTATTGTCggtttattgttaattttttttttttcttattttttcaaccacagAGTGTAATATTCACTAGTAaacgattaaataaataaaacctaACAACTTTATTCTGCTAAAAGTTTATGGTACATAACTTCTGGGTTATTGGTGTTTTTGGTTTCTTTATTTGCTCGATTTATCATgttgtcttttcttttccttttttttcgaattcttttAGTTCCTAATTCTTTACAGATGATAGTATACTAGAAGCAGGAAGAAGCAAGGGGTATTTAATTCTTTATTGAAATATGCAATTTGACAGAATTTCAACTCCAATCTGGTGAAGATCCCAAATATAGCACAGCTCGAAACGACTTGAAGGCTCGGACAATTGCAGTGAAGCAGTCACGGAGAAGTGATACCCATCAGCGTTGTGTAATTTTAATGTGGAAATGTTTTTTCGTtgctttttttcactttgcatGATAATGTGCAGAATATTATTTGACTAAAATTCCTCCAATCAGGGTATTGTACCGAATATCGCTCAACGATAATTGACCAGCATCTCAGATTTTAAACATCAATAAATAAGATacgattcgaatgaaaattttaaacaaaatatgaaaaaaataggtaATAACACGACGAAATTTAGATTCAGATAGAAATAggaggaaaaattatattattcaacCAAAGTAGCATCAGAATGTCAGGCTTGTTAAATTTTGGAGTTCATTGCAATAAGAACAATTGTAAATGATAGATTGTTATGTTCAATTTTCTTGCAGTGTCTTAAGTTACTGAAATTATTCCGCAGCGAAATGAATTAATGCAGATATCGGAAATATTCTCAAAAATGGATATTGAATGGAGGAAGTATTAGTAAATATCGCACTGCACGTGGAGAAAAGGTAGGAAATGTGTATGTGGAAGTGTTCTTGACTTAACTTAGAACTTTATTAAGTCACTGTTCTGAAATCTTGTTAATGTATCAGCAGAGTCCAAAATATGGACATGGtatattttctaataaaaGGATCAACTagatgtaaatattgtaaataaacaaaaagcCATCTCCGACAGTCATATCTGGCACTCAAAATACACTCTGCAGTTTATGAGCAATAACTGAGCTCAATTTGCACACGTACACAATGTGTCTTCGATGCCACATGACCACCGGAGAATGTACGAAAATtaggtttattttttctcaaatttaacgtttatttcataaaaaaaaaacgattaatgTGTACAGAATGTTccttcattattttattaataaatttttttttccaaatttgtcTTTATTTAAGATAATCAGTTTTCTGAAGGACAAGAGCAACACAAAACAAAGGAAGATATATGATGATCATTCTTTATTAATGCAAATATATATGTGATAATATAGTGaagtatttattcatttatattgatatttttggATGATGTGAAGGGAGCTaggatatttttctttattatatattCGATGGGAATCTCGACTGGGTGCtgctgtattttttctttagttttattattatcaatattaccATCTTCTCTTTATTCTACGATACATCTTTGCCCAATATCCTATCCTGTATACAAACTTTATTCCTGACAGCCATAAGGTCCCAATTGCGCTTCTACTTAAATTTCTTCCCGCAATTACACACCAGCattgaaatattacaagaCTTTGAAGTGAATGAACATAATTACAGGGATAGACTGGGAATAAAGAAGTACGTTTGCAAGATAAAGGAAGCTCGTTTGCGTAAACCTATTTGAACTCTTGAGTGGAAATTTGACCACAAAATTATAGTGTGTAATTAATGTAAAACATCGGTAACTGTTCAGTATATGCAAAACTTCTGAGCCTGAGATAAAAATGGTTGAATATGGTCCATTGCATGCAAAGATAAGATCCCGATGGCTCTCAGAACAGGTAACTATACTGTAAAATCGAGGATCCATTGAACCTATCTATTCAATACATGCTTCAATTTCACCTGTGTTTCGCGTACTGCCCAATAATCTTTTCAAAGCACTACCTACTAGTATATAACgcaaaattaattatacgaacagattcaaagaattttttttgtaaatcaatCCCTGACCCTGATAAATGTCTCGTTCCTCACAAAGTCATGATTGATacgattgttttttattcgcaaTACTTGGAAGATTCGAATGACGTTTTGAGTTTCATACTGGCCAGATTTTAATATACTGCTGTTATCACCTCAGTTCAGCTTCataggtgtaaaaaaaaaaaaaattcaaaaacggtTGTTTGTAATCATAAGATATAGCAATCTCGACGCACATACACAAACCAAAGTACTATATTTGATCTAGTTAACACCCTGATTGCCGATACACTGGATCTAAGGTACAAACGGAGactgcattaaaaaaaaaatgctgaatGCTCAGATCATTGATAAGAACAGACCACActaaagaaacaagaaaaacacTTCACCTATGTACCCAAATGAGAAGGTGTAACTTGATTTCAAACGTTTTACTAAATGGAAAATACATCAAAATGAAACCCACGTCCTGTGTCCTGATTGCTACATAAGTTAATCGGCCGTGAAGGACAGTGTCACGATAGATGTAAGGACTAGAGTGGTAGATGCTATACCTGAGTCCTCTAATAGCCTCTTTGTGCGCCTGAAACATCTTGACGTTGTTCATGTTGCTCTGCCAGTACTTAACGTAGCCTGCGTGGTCGCCCGTCACCATCCAGCTTTCGTTGTGGGACCAAACCATTGTACGTACAGGGCTGTCATGAGCCTAAGAAATGGAAGaatgaatgattatttttaactgCCCTGTCGGAACATTTTACAAGGTTATTCCATTACATTAGGTTCATTTTTGACTAATTCGACACTCAAGAGGAGATGCTAATATTAAAccatattttgcaaattttcaattagcCACACCTAGTTAGTGATCAGAGATGTGTTGCTTATCTTCACTTACTGACAGTTTGTTTATTTgacattttaaattcaattttctgagAATCGTGATATTTGTTGACATGAcaaggagaatgaaaaaccaagctaagatttttttcataaacgaAAATGACCTCTGAGAACTATATTTGTAACTCAGATACACATGGACATTAAATTAACGAATCTCATAATCTgttacagataaaaaaaatagcgatTTACAAGAATAGAGGCTGTAACAGATTCATTGAGCAAGAATATTAGGTCCATGTACTAATAGAGTATCAAAAAAGGTGGTAAATTTTCTTGATATATCCCCACCTGTAGAATAGTCTCAAAGTTAAAAGTAAGCCCATTCCATAATGTGAATTCGCCACTCGATGCACCAGTGACAAGCCTTCTTCCTTCGGGGGTCCAAGCCATGCAAAATATTGGACACctcattttattcgttgctgttttgacaaattttgttGTCACTGCGTTGATTGGATTATCAACATAGCTTGGTGGTGGCAGAAGGTCAGGATAATATATAACGTCAGGCTGAAGAGCTCTTCTGTCTCTGTAGTCTCGCTGCCAAACCCGATTCTGAGTAACAAAAAGATGGAAATTTAATCTACACCTACACGAAGAAGAAAGATGCTAGAGGTATTAGAAGCTTGAAAGGAGCAGCTGAACATTCtgacaagataaaaaaaatatgaaattacaAACAGGAACCAAAGTCATTTGTTTAtacgaataatttattacctCCAAGGTTTTAATAATAGCAGCATTATAGTCGACCGTCTTTCGCATCACAGATTTCCTGAGTCTCTTTCCATCGAATTCATCTTGTAACGCATCTTGACCACCAGCTATAACTTTCGGGGCATGATAAGGTCgaaatggtttgaaaaaacCACGATTTCCATCTCTATGAGTACCAAATCTGTGCTGATAACCTCCAGTCGTAGTATTTATAGTTGTTAAATTAGGAGGAGGTGCAGATAAATTCGGCGTTGCAATGGGTGGTGGAACCGACATGTTCGGTAAACTTATCACCGGGGGTGGATTGGCGAATTGAGCATTGACAGACATATTGATggtttggaaaatgaaataatttaaataagtTTATCTAAAACCAAGGTCTCTTCTTCTTAGACTCAGATCCCGAGACATATTATAGAACAAAGTCACGAAATACATTTAACAGTAGTAACGCCATCCTTGCGATaatatctgaaataaaattaaaaaagtcatagttacaaaaattgtagGTTCTGCATCGTTGTGAATATCCGTAATTGATGATGAAAATTCGTCGTTGATAATGGATTGTAGAAGAGTGCTgacaaagtaataaaataagattCAAGACATACTTTCACAGGAGCAAAAcatttcctttttcatttattttcaacttcaaataaCAGAgtgaaataacgaaataacaTGTGTTCAGTAATTGTAGAAACCCGTGTTGCAAACAGTGCCAGCACAGGTGCCCAACACTTGTATTTGTGGTAAGAGAAAActagaaaggaaaaaatacattggaCAAGTGTTGGATATGTGAAAGAATGAGTAAATTGAAGAGGCGAGCGAAACAAACGTTTCGTCCCACaacgaaaattttgatgaaagtGTATATGCCAACTTTCGAAGCACTAGGGATATGATGACGCAAAAATTGTAGTGGGGATGTGTGGCATCAAATAACCATGTTTGAAGGTTAGTCGGTAATGGTGATGTAAACTCGTGGCAGAGCCGATTACTGTAGTGAATTTAATCGAATTTTATGTCGGGTCATTGATATACATCATAATACGGTAAAATAGTGAGACCAACCTGCTGCAGTATCGTCGCGATTATATTTGTCGAGGCCTACTCCCAGGTCACCACTTCGGCGTACACAAAACACTTCAACGTTCTAAGGCCACAAATTACCAAACactttatttacaataatactgaaaatataGCGCCAAGCGAACACTCCCTGGACAAGCGTCATCAACTTTTTTGAAATCTCAACGCGTATAATACAGACTACGACCGACAGCTTGAGGGAATATTGTGCACGGACGCTAACGACTCCATGATAGGTATATGAAGACTGACGAAGACACTGCTGGACACTGCCTGCCACTTCCGGTTCGAAAATCCGGCGTTCCGCTCGGATACCTAATAATGTTGATTACTGCGACCTCTGCTATGTCAGAGCTCGCACTGTAGCCGCAATGTATACGTGTTACGATGATGATTGGAACAATTAATACAGATCCTCATATACTTTCAGCGTCGAAATCCAACAGGCGTTCGGACAGTTAgcattataattttcgttgGCTAAAAACTAAAGCTATACGATATACAATATATCTTTCGGCAACGTAATTCTTGATTAACGCTCGGATTAACGGAAATGGCCGAGATTCGAGTTTTGTTCCACCGGTCCCGTTGTTCGCAATCGACGGATCGTTGGACGCCCAAAATCCGATTTCCCAATTTCATATGTAAGTAAAATGTAGTCACGAAAATTATGAGCCGATCAACTGTCCAGAAATCGCTTGCTAATGTGTGAATGAGTTTGAAAgtgtaaacaaatttttttttgtaaatcatATGCATCAGTCATTCGATTCATATGACGCGCCAAGAATGatgcttttttgtttttccagcGACTTTTACCCCTCTATGGGCCGCCGGCGGAAGTGAAAAACAGTTGCGGCACGCTTCTTTCGCAAAGCTGAAACGTTCAACTGCATGTCGAAAAGGGCTTTTTGtgtattacaaaaattgagcGTTGGATAGATTGTCCTTGGttttaaaataagaaagaaaaatgtcagTTTGATGTGTCGTGCGAGGGGATTCACAGCAGTATATACGCGATTCTTAAGACTCGCTGAAAACGCGACTAGTTGTATATACCATGTAAAGGTGTAATGTGAAAGAGTTCGCGTGCTGCAGTGTGCTGCTGGAtaattttgattattgtttAGAAGAAACATGACAAAATCTTTGGCCTGTCTACAGTTATCTTTATTATACAGTTAATTCACCAGTTCCAAAAGTCGGATGAAAACTAACGAGAATCGTACGTTGACGAGTATAGTTGTTTACTTATTTTATACCCGTTTAATTTATCCATTATTCATGCCCAAACCTGCCTGTATTGCCATTGATTGATACGACTTTGCTCAAGAAATAATTCATACTCCCCTTTCGCGAAATTAGCACATGTATTATCACTAGCATTTTTGCCTATACTCGCGAAATGAAACATGCGTATGTAACGTACGCTATAATTGATCTGACCCAGTTCTACAGCTCAATGTTACTTGCCATGTCACTCTTCATAATTTATACTATACAAGACGACGaacaaacaaattattttttccaaccctGGCAAATTATTTCCCATTTTAACAGGGTTACAAACACCGATGTTGCCTGTTAATTAGGATAGCTTACTACGAAATGATTGAGGTATTTCAGTGCTGAAATTGCAAGGACGTATAAACGCGTGTCGAAACAATGTTTATACcgttatttcgcaatttctACTTAATGACGAAACACTCATAAGTCAAATACCATACTAATGACATGCCAAAATTTTGTGCACTGCATTAAGTTCATTCAATGTTGCACAGGGAAGTTTGAACTGAGGACACTACGTTACAGTATCCATTTGAAACACGGAGTAGGTACAGGTAATGTAGTGTTTGACAGGGTTCGCTCTTTTAGTCTGCTGTCTGACAAATTTGATAAGCAAATATTGGTAAATCTTTCATCATTGTACATTCAAAAAGACCGCTCGTTCACTGAAAACATTAGATTCTTTGCTATGAATGCACATTACTTAGCTACAcaaattattgtgaaatacAAATAACCAATGAGCTGTATATTGAAAAGGTGGAAATTTCCTCTCAAATCTTACGTATGATTGGTTGAATACATTTCCGCTTTGCATTAATGTACCTGTAAGAACTGTATGTagtgtgaagaaaaaacactTGACACACGTTCGAAGTTCAAAGTctaaatttcttccaaatcTGTTATGTGAACTGCCGTGAGTTCTCTTTATGTATTCCATGAAACAAGAGTCCGTCAGAATGAGAAAAGCTCCCCAGTAATATTGAAACACAATttagaactatattttgtgATAATGTACAGTATAACAATAGACAGAAACACCAACAAATATTTCCCACCCAAAATCACATTGAATAAATACTTCAAAGCACGTGATGCGGTttaaacatacagatagaaaaattgcaatatcataattttgtacaattatGCCCTTGTATATATCTGCCTTGATTATTTCATAACTTCTTTAATTAATCATACATTTTATGTTTTATCCACAATTTAGCACCATGAGTGATATAAACTCTCCGCGACTGATTGCGACTGCAGTTGCTGCAGCGTTTGGCGTTATCGGGGCTGTGGGTCTGTTCGTGTACCAGAAAATAAGAGAACAACAACAGACCGAAAGAGTCAGACGAGATTTGGATAAAATGGGTGAAACTATGGCCGAACTACAAGCACAGTTGGATCTTTTGAGGTAGGCTCCTTTTAGTTGTAGATATTTCGATAATCACGGTATATCTAGCCCTCTAAAATACGTATAACTAATTTAACgtaactaacaataaaattaaaaaagtacagATTGAAAGGTTATTGTCATTACCACTTGTATTTCATACTTGCCTAATTAGATTACAGCAAAATCAACGCAGGAATCGAGAAAGAATATCGCGACGAAAGCCGAATCTTAAAAATAGCAGCACTTATTCTGCAACAGATAATGACACTGACGTAGACGCCTTTTCAACAGCTGACACAGAGTTTGACGATGATGAATTCTTTGATTTCTCCGACATGGAGTCAGGCGATGGAGACAATGAAAGGTCTGTAAATTTAACAACCAAATAATGGATCGTAATCAAACTAATAActcatatttcatttcaatacaTAGAATAATAAATCTTCCTGAAAAGGAAGCAAAGTAGAAAGTACAAACTGGACTCCTTACCACAAAGGCAAGTCTTTCCTTTCACAAACAAATCTTTTGCAGTGATAAATGTTATCCGCTAATATTATCACAGCATTTTCAAATGCCAAAAGATTTCGATGGATACTTATATTGATGCACGCTAGTAAAGTAATTTACTATAAATAAATGTGTCAATTTTAGTGCCCACTttgtgtgtttttattttttttaattagtttCATCTGAAATACATGCCGCCGAATGCATTTTGTAATTGTACTTGATATTTTATGATTACTTCAATTCAATTGAACGTTTGATATTTATATCAATTGATGTGTACCAGAGGTAATGagatacattatatattaaagaaacgtgaaaatgCTTTCTTCGTGGCAAATTTTCACCGAGAACAGATTATATGCCACATGAATTATAGAAAGTTTAGCAGAAGAAAGTATATGTTTAGTAATGCAGGATCTCAGGACCAACAAACGAACTGGACAGAAGGCtcgctgaaacagacaaactAATTGAAGCATCGGAACTACGTCCAGGTAGCGAGTGTGAAGAGGCTCTTAGTACACTACGTAATCTACTTGTTAAATATCCAGATAATATTGAAGTTATATGGAGGCTGGCAAGAGCTTGTCACAGATGCTCCACAAATGCTACGGAGACAAGTAAAAAGCTGGCTCTTATCGTCGAAGGTAAGGATTTAAGAAGCAATATtctctagttttttttctgaagTATCCGTGTATTCCAActccaaataaaatttttattaccccGTAGGTCTCAAGCCTTGCGAAAGATTTGAAGAAGCAGACAGCGCAGACTTTCACAAGTGGTACGCAATACTGATAGGATCACACGGAATGTTTCTTTCtactaaagaaaaaatagaaggtGGCTACCGCTTCAAAAAACATCTCAACAAAGCATTAGAAATCAGACCAGAAGACCCGGTACTTCATCATTTATCGGGAAGGTTCAAGTTTGAAGTTGCTGGCTTAACCTGGATTGAGAGAAAGGTCAGTTTGACTTTATATATTGTCTGTTCCAGTTGATTATTCCAATCTTTAAATTattgattggaaaatttttttattgtgtcGCCTAAAAATTGCAactttttcctcaattttatACAGGTTGCGTCAACATTGTTCGCAGAACCTCCAAGTGCAACTTACGAGGAAGCGATTGTCGATTTTGAACGTGCCGAAGAATTGACGATAAAGCCATTTAAAGATAACAAATTACTTCTCGGTAAATGTTATGTAGCAGTTGGGCGTTATCAAGATGCAATCAGATGGTTCGAAGAAACTAGCAACATTCCGACAGTTAGCGAAGAAGACCGTGTTTCGCAAAATGAGGCCGATCAACTTTTATCAAAATACTCTAAATATCGTTCATAACTACAgctattgaaattaaaattgtaaatatgcatataaatatatgtgtgcATGTATGCTCGTTTCATGATATTATGAGAACGTACATTTAGGTATTACATTTATATGGTGCTCGTATCGTGTAGTGGAACTTTGTGTTAACGAGtaaggaataaaaataggaGGGGGTTTCCATTTGAGTATAATGTAACAAATTTATTAGGTGATTTGATgaaatgtaatattattgGTTTGGTATAACACGgtttgcaaacttttttttataagacACTGAATGAGTGAAATATACACCCTGACCTAAAAGTATTGCGTTGTTTATTCGATTCCAATAGTCAACTCTGCTATGCTTATAAGTTAATTCTAAAGATCTTCAAAACATGTCAATTTAAGTCACTAATTGAGTTTATTAAGATTCGTTAAGCTTATCAGAATAATAATGAAGGATGTACTGAATGTGTAGAATTCATCAGTGGTTGGGTGAAATTTACGCctgaaagaagagaaaatctACAGACGTCTTTTTTTCGTCATCCCGTGCTTTTGACGTTTCAGGAAGAACGAGGCAGTTATCAATCgcagaagattttttttataactttgtAAGTAAAATCTAGTGGATGGGGTAAATTTCTTCTTGTCTCTTGTGCAATATGAACAACTACTCTTTCTGTGGCATTCTCAATGTAAGTTATTCTTCGCCTAACACGCACTCGTTTTGTACCTGTATGTGTAATTTCCAGATCAATAATGGTCCAACACAGCATCCCAGAAGCCACTAGCATGTCAGATAAGAGTAGAGCAGGGGGATGAGTGTGCTTTCACGAAGGGGTGAGTCGAGGGAAGCCCCTCTGACAGTTCTAGGGGGAAGCCAAATCAAGGCTCTACTCCTAGAGTGAATTAGTTAGTTGTCAAGTTCTGATGCCAGTGAGAAGTggtatgataaaataaaacgttaCTTTTCCTACTTTTAGAATGTGGCTCAATTTTGGATGTACGAACTGCCGAATTCAAACAACTCAGTAATCTCATTTATAAACAAAGAGTCATTGCATAATTaatatagaaatttatttcatcatttaaTGTGAACATTGTAAAAGTGGtgggaagatttttttttctgaagcATATCAGCC includes:
- the LOC124179352 gene encoding uncharacterized protein LOC124179352 isoform X2 — translated: MSVNAQFANPPPVISLPNMSVPPPIATPNLSAPPPNLTTINTTTGGYQHRFGTHRDGNRGFFKPFRPYHAPKVIAGGQDALQDEFDGKRLRKSVMRKTVDYNAAIIKTLENRVWQRDYRDRRALQPDVIYYPDLLPPPSYVDNPINAVTTKFVKTATNKMRCPIFCMAWTPEGRRLVTGASSGEFTLWNGLTFNFETILQAHDSPVRTMVWSHNESWMVTGDHAGYVKYWQSNMNNVKMFQAHKEAIRGLSFSPTDHKLATCSDDGTVRIWDFLRCHEERILRGHGADVKCVHWHPQKSLVISGSKDNQQPVKLWDPKTGQSLATLHAHKSTVMDVKWNENGNWLVTASRDHLLKLFDLRNLSQEVQTFRGHKKEASSVAWHPSHEGLFCSGGSDGAILFWHVGADKEVGAIEQAHDSIVWTLAWHPLGHILCSGSNDHTSKFWTRNRPGDLMRDKYNLNTLPAGAAGVDDHEVADDSPVIPGMGPEDRINADGESEDKSGGIPGLDLDHAIDEGKKYANKKVPYSKPIPRNFQAQWNEMEAEDIEQVEALNAFVNQLIETTPGAVPLNEVTPNAIILYGKMIPVEQSKLAEAITKGNDAINKLVFSGEIEELREVIGSPEDVEESEDFLQDEGEIDYSKVPDIELPAPLPSSKFAQNPELLKTLNRGGKRKFDQLIGWSDGGASDRTSKIHQPVFGASLNDDLSSDTESRSGMANNSGCESNSFGMGLDEDLRHLPSDMRSMGRDEDLRFGGMGGGLGRSMMGSDKDLRSSSMNFGDKDFRQMSMHNFGMGKSNMDNDMFGDRDRESRDRSRWDDEQGGRNLNDNFNMDFPGNNNFDKRDNMPPNMGNNHNMPHMGNMGNHHNMQNINPNMSHHMSNMGPHPNMPPHMGMPNKNNPNMSSHQGMQNIDNPMPHMNNSNMPNMMHHPNMSNMPPGFGPNGMPPGNFGPNFRPPNGNFGGNQHFRPNPMAPFAPNSGPPFNNSFMQNQGPPNMRGPNAGNQGPPNFDRQGFGGPNFRGPNPGNQGQGGYGGYGGPNKNGPMHNMQGRSRGSNENNIGRGAYGNRGRGRDNDQPPRGGNSRSRDNF
- the LOC124179352 gene encoding uncharacterized protein LOC124179352 isoform X1, which translates into the protein MSVNAQFANPPPVISLPNMSVPPPIATPNLSAPPPNLTTINTTTGGYQHRFGTHRDGNRGFFKPFRPYHAPKVIAGGQDALQDEFDGKRLRKSVMRKTVDYNAAIIKTLENRVWQRDYRDRRALQPDVIYYPDLLPPPSYVDNPINAVTTKFVKTATNKMRCPIFCMAWTPEGRRLVTGASSGEFTLWNGLTFNFETILQAHDSPVRTMVWSHNESWMVTGDHAGYVKYWQSNMNNVKMFQAHKEAIRGLSFSPTDHKLATCSDDGTVRIWDFLRCHEERILRGHGADVKCVHWHPQKSLVISGSKDNQQPVKLWDPKTGQSLATLHAHKSTVMDVKWNENGNWLVTASRDHLLKLFDLRNLSQEVQTFRGHKKEASSVAWHPSHEGLFCSGGSDGAILFWHVGADKEVGAIEQAHDSIVWTLAWHPLGHILCSGSNDHTSKFWTRNRPGDLMRDKYNLNTLPAGAAGVDDHEVADDSPVIPGMGPEDRINADGESEDKSGGIPGLDLDHAIDEGKKYANKKVPYSKPIPRNFQAQWNEMEAEDIEQVEALNAFVNQLIETTPGAVPLNEVTPNAIILYGKMIPVEPESKLAEAITKGNDAINKLVFSGEIEELREVIGSPEDVEESEDFLQDEGEIDYSKVPDIELPAPLPSSKFAQNPELLKTLNRGGKRKFDQLIGWSDGGASDRTSKIHQPVFGASLNDDLSSDTESRSGMANNSGCESNSFGMGLDEDLRHLPSDMRSMGRDEDLRFGGMGGGLGRSMMGSDKDLRSSSMNFGDKDFRQMSMHNFGMGKSNMDNDMFGDRDRESRDRSRWDDEQGGRNLNDNFNMDFPGNNNFDKRDNMPPNMGNNHNMPHMGNMGNHHNMQNINPNMSHHMSNMGPHPNMPPHMGMPNKNNPNMSSHQGMQNIDNPMPHMNNSNMPNMMHHPNMSNMPPGFGPNGMPPGNFGPNFRPPNGNFGGNQHFRPNPMAPFAPNSGPPFNNSFMQNQGPPNMRGPNAGNQGPPNFDRQGFGGPNFRGPNPGNQGQGGYGGYGGPNKNGPMHNMQGRSRGSNENNIGRGAYGNRGRGRDNDQPPRGGNSRSRDNF